From a single Endozoicomonas euniceicola genomic region:
- a CDS encoding cold-shock protein, producing the protein MSTTTGTVKWFNEEKGFGFIAQDNGPDVFAHFRQIVGDGFKTLKEGQQVEFRVTQGQKGPQAEDIRPL; encoded by the coding sequence ATGTCTACTACTACCGGTACCGTTAAGTGGTTCAACGAAGAGAAAGGTTTTGGTTTCATCGCTCAGGATAATGGTCCTGATGTGTTTGCCCATTTCCGTCAGATCGTTGGTGACGGCTTCAAAACTCTGAAAGAAGGCCAGCAGGTTGAATTTCGAGTGACTCAGGGTCAGAAAGGCCCTCAGGCTGAAGATATTCGTCCTCTGTAA